From a single Apium graveolens cultivar Ventura chromosome 2, ASM990537v1, whole genome shotgun sequence genomic region:
- the LOC141706103 gene encoding cytochrome P450 72A397-like, protein MDIILLLLITITLIFVVLFAKWTWGVLNLVWVRPRKVEKNLRKQGLKGNSYRFLYGDVKQNSEMNKKAMSLPMNLSDDVATRAIPLIHQTVNKYGENSFIWFGPTPRLLITDPVLVKQVLNQTYRFKKLQQNPIVRMFANGLASIDGDQWTQHKKLLNPAFLSPKLKLMLPVMYVSCIELVKKWEKMIEKKGCCELDVAPHLNTLTSDVISRTAFGSSYEEGSMVFKLQRQQMELVNKSLQSVYIPGWRFVPTKNNRRMKELSNKIQSSLKNIIEKKTKAMKAGESRADDLLGILLESISKEQCKNESKEVPISLDDVIGECKLFYFAGQETTSNLLVWTLVLLSIHQNWQTRARNEILQVIGNQENPNFDHLSHLKVVSMIINEVLRLYPPAHTLTRKVHEDTSLGDITLSSGVEVSLPVLLIHSDTKVWGADAKEFNPQRFVDGVFKATNNNQAAYCPFGMGPRTCIGQNFATLEAKLALATILRHFSFQISPSYTHAPATLITLQPQHGANLIVSKV, encoded by the exons ATGGATATAATACTACTACTGCTCATAACAATTACCCTGATCTTTGTTGTTTTGTTTGCAAAATGGACATGGGGGGTCTTGAATTTGGTGTGGGTAAGACCACGGAAAGTCGAAAAGAACCTGAGAAAACAAGGGCTTAAAGGAAACTCCTACCGATTCTTGTATGGAGATGTGAAACAAAACTCGGAGATGAATAAGAAAGCCATGTCCCTTCCTATGAATCTTTCAGATGATGTCGCGACCCGTGCCATACCCCTCATTCATCAAACGGTCAACAAATATG GGGAGAATAGTTTCATATGGTTTGGACCAACTCCTAGATTGTTGATTACAGATCCTGTACTTGTAAAACAAGTCTTAAACCAGACCTATAGATTTAAGAAGCTCCAGCAAAACCCGATTGTTAGAATGTTTGCAAATGGGCTGGCCAGTATAGACGGGGATCAATGGACTCAGCATAAAAAACTCCTCAACCCAGCTTTTCTTAGTCCCAAGTTGAAG CTAATGCTTCCAGTGATGTATGTTAGTTGCATCGAGTTGGTGAAGAAATGGGAGAAAATGATAGAGAAGAAGGGGTGCTGTGAATTAGACGTCGCACCACATCTTAATACACTAACTAGCGACGTGATCTCACGTACAGCATTTGGAAGTAGCTACGAGGAGGGAAGCATGGTGTTTAAGCTTCAACGCCAACAAATGGAGCTTGTAAACAAGTCTTTGCAATCGGTATACATTCCTGGATGGAG GTTCGTACCAACTAAGAACAATAGGAGGATGAAGGAGTTAAGTAACAAAATCCAATCTTCTCTGAAAAACATTATTGAAAAAAAGACCAAGGCAATGAAGGCAGGAGAGAGTCGTGCAGATGACTTGCTGGGGATCTTATTGGAATCCATTTCCAAAGAGCAATGCAAAAATGAATCAAAAGAAGTTCCAATAAGCCTGGATGATGTGATAGGTGAGTGCAAGCTTTTCTACTTTGCTGGACAAGAAACCACATCAAATCTGCTCGTCTGGACCTTAGTTTTACTCAGCATTCATCAAAACTGGCAAACTCGTGCCAGAAATGAGATTCTTCAAGTAATAGGGAATCAAGAAAATCCCAATTTTGATCATCTTAGCCATCTCAAAGTT GTTTCGATGATAATAAATGAGGTGTTAAGGTTATACCCTCCAGCACATACACTGACTAGGAAGGTACACGAGGATACTAGTTTAGGCGATATAACATTATCTTCAGGAGTTGAAGTTTCTCTGCCTGTCTTGCTCATACATTCCGATACAAAAGTCTGGGGCGCGGACGCCAAAGAGTTTAACCCACAAAGATTCGTGGACGGTGTGTTTAAGGCAACAAATAATAATCAGGCAGCCTACTGCCCATTTGGAATGGGACCGCGAACTTGCATTGGACAAAACTTTGCAACATTGGAAGCCAAACTAGCTCTGGCTACCATTTTACGACACTTCTCCTTTCAGATTTCGCCTTCCTACACGCATGCCCCTGCTACATTGATAACTCTTCAACCACAACACGGAGCTAACTTGATTGTAAGCAAGGTTTAG